The genomic interval CGAGGCGGCGCGCGCCGGTGAAGCGGGCAAGGGCTTCGCCGTGGTGGCGACGGAGGTGAAGAACCTCGCCGGCCAGACCGCCAAGGCGACCGAGGAGATCTCCGCCCAGGTCGCGGAGATGCAGACCGCGACCACCAGCGCGGTGGAAGCGATCCGCACCATCTCCGAGGCGGTGACCGCCATCAGCGGCACCGTCACCGACATCGCCCACGAGATGGAGCAGCAGGGCAGCGCGACCCGCGAGATCGCCCAGAATGTCCAGCAGGCGGCCGAGGGCACCCAGCAGGTGATGCGCAACATCGCCGAGGTCACCACCGCCGCCACCAAGACCGGCGGCGCCGCCGATGCGGTGCTGAACGCAAGCCGGACGCTCGCCACCCAGGCCGACCGTCTGCGCGGCGAAGTTCAAGGCTTCCTGAACAAGGTGCGGACAGCCTGACTTCCTAGGGGGGCCTGAAGCCCCCCTCAGGCTGCGGCGGCCGACCAGCGCCGGATCGGCGCGCGCGACAGGGCGGAGTTGCCATAGGCACGCAAGGTGGTGACCTCCGCGCCGATCCAGTCCGGCAGCGGAACCTCCTGGTCGGGAGCGTCCAACTCCACCTCGGCGATGACGAGGCCGGCATTTTCGCCGTGGAAGACATCGATTTCCCAGCACAGTCCGTCCTGGCAATGACGGTAGCGGGTCTTTTCGATCATCCGGCCTTCGCAGCCGTGCAGCAGGAGCTGGCGGGCGAAATCCAGCGCCAGCGGTTGTTCCACCTCATCCCGGCAGGCCCCGCGCTTCAGCGATTTGATGGTGAGTGTGGCACGGTCTTCCGCAATGCGGACGCGGACCGTGCTGATGCCGTCGGACGGCAGATATCCCTGGATGATTCGGACGCCATCCCGGCAGAGATGCCGGACATCCTTCCGAACGAGAAAGCGTCG from Azospirillum sp. TSH100 carries:
- a CDS encoding CYTH domain-containing protein translates to MALEIERRFLVRKDVRHLCRDGVRIIQGYLPSDGISTVRVRIAEDRATLTIKSLKRGACRDEVEQPLALDFARQLLLHGCEGRMIEKTRYRHCQDGLCWEIDVFHGENAGLVIAEVELDAPDQEVPLPDWIGAEVTTLRAYGNSALSRAPIRRWSAAAA